A window of Acidobacteriota bacterium genomic DNA:
GGCAAACCCGTGTGCCAGGGCTGTTCGGAGTATGGACGCTGATGGGCGGAAGTGCGTGCTGACTTCTGTGCGGCTGGTCGTCGTGGTCGCACTGGCGGTGATATGTGCAGGCGATCTTTAAGACCGGCCTGCACTCGACCACCGACGACCGCGTCTACCTTCAGGACGCCTACCTGGTCGTGCCTGCCGGGACGCTCCAGGTGAAGATCGGTCAGTTCGTGCCGCCATTTGGGCTGGAGCGGTTCCAGCCGGATGCCTTCCTCCCATTCGTAGATCGGTCGGCCGCAACCAACCGCCTTGTTCCGAATGGGGCGCTCGGCAGGAGCTTTTCCCGTGACTACGGCGTCGAGGCTGGGTGGGGGAAGCCATGGGCTCGACGTGTTCGGCGGACTCTTCCGCGGCGGTGGCGCCAATATGCCGGGCAATGGCACCGGCCCACTGGGCGTGCTCCGCGTACGCGCCGCGCCGCAAGGGATTCGTCCGTTGGGAATCGCGTGGCAGGCTGGGTTTGCAGTCGCTGTGCGGCACGGCGAGCATCTCGATCTCTCCGCACAACAGCCGACGTTGACCAAGTCGCTCCTGGCGGGGTTCACCGGACGGGATCTCCGCGTCAATGGCTTCGTCACGGCTCGGTGGTCGCGGATCGAGACTCAGGTGGAATTGTTGCGCGTGTGGCTCGATCCCGACGATGGTCCGAGACTCGCCGCGCGCGGTGTCGTGGCGCAGTTGTCCGTTCACGTCGTGAAAGGCGTCACGGTGAGTGGCAGGTACGAACACATCGAGGAGACCCGCCAAGCGCTGGCTGCCTCAGGGCGGTGGGTTGTGACCGGGGCGACCGCGGTGGATGTGCCGCACACTCCCGTTCGCATCGTGATCGACAGGACCCTTGGTGGCGGTGCCCCGGCTTTGATCCCGGTCCCGACGTGGCGGATCCAGACGCAGGTCTTGTTGCTGAAGAGCCCCTTCCTTCCGCCGCTCTCGGTGATAGGGCAGTGAACTGCCTTTCCGGTTGCGGGTCACGTGGCAGGGCCAGGGGCACTGATGTCCACGACCCGAAAGGCCCGAAACGACTGTAGGAGACTTCGATGACATCCTCGCAATCTCCCATCCATTGGCGCGGGTACGCTGTTATCGCCACACTCGGCTTGATCCTGCTGACCATCGCTGCCGCTGTCACGCGCATCTGGGTGTTGACGGCGATTCCGGTGGGCTTCCTGTTTGGGTTCTTTCTCCAGAAGGGATCCCTCTGTGGTGCGGCGGCCTTGAGCGAAGTGGTCGTCTTTCGGGATCGCACGAAGGTCGTTGGGATCTGGATCGCCATCGTGGTGTCGATGATCGGCTTCGCCGCAATCGAGGCGGCGGGGTGGGTCCAACTCGCGCCCAAGCCGATGATCTGGGTCAGCGCCCTCGTCGGGGGCGTGCTCTTCGGCGTTGGGACGGTGCTGGCCGGAGGCTGCATCAGCGGTTGTCTCTTTAAAGCGGCCGAGGGGAATCTGAACTCGATGGCGGCGCTCGGCGGCATTGCTCTGGGTATCGGCATGGTGGAGACCGGTCCGCTCCATGGCGTGCACGTGGCCATGCTGGCCAACGTCGTGACGGCAGCCGGTGGGAGGCCGGTGACGCTCGCGAGCCTCACGGGCCTGCCGTACTGGCTGCTCGCTCTGATCATTGCCGGAGCCACGGGCGCCGCCGTGATGTGGCTACGCCAGCGTCGTCGCCAGCCAAACCGCGTGCAACCAGACGCGGTCCCGAAGACGTTGCTCACGCGCTCTTGGAAGCCCTGGCAGGCGGGACTGGCGATCGGAATCCTGGCGGTGCCCGCGTACCTCTCTTCAGCGGCGACCGGCCGCAACTATCCGCTGGGCGTCACACACGGCGTGCTGCAAACCTACCAGGTGCTCACGGAAACCAACCTCAAGCATGTGTGGCGGGCGCCGGCAACGCCGGCGGCGACACCTGTCGCTTCGCCTGCTCCAGCGCCCCAACCGCCGCGTCCGCCAGCCCCGCCGTCGAAGGTCATCAACTGGTGGCTGGTTTCCGTCGTCTTGTCACTTCCCCTCGGCTCCTGGGCGTCCGCGAGGATGAGCGGGGCCGTAACGCTGCTGCCGCGTCCACCAGAGCAGACGGTCATCGCATTCTTCGGTGGGGTACTCGTCGGCATCGGAGCGGCGTTCGCCACGGGATGCGTCGTGGGGAACATCCTGTCGGGCTGGGCGCTGATGAGTGTAGGGATGCTGATCTTCGGCGTCGCGACCGCGCTCGGGAATTGGGCCGCGAGCTGTCTCTATCTGATAGGGTGGAACCCCTTCCAGTCGTAAGGGATGGCCTCCGTGTGTCACACTCGCATCAACTGAACCGTCGCCCGAAAACCACCCATTGAACAGGGGAACACCGATGTCGCCATATGAGACCATGTCGCGCGAGGACCTGCTGCTGGCGCTGAATGCGTTCGCCAAGAACTGGCTGGCGCATGACGGGTGCTGGTTTCTCGCCGCCGAAGAACGCCTGGGTATGGAAGCCGCGATCGATCTGGACGCAGTCGCCTGGAGACGGTTCGCCGCCGCCGAGGCGAAGCGCCTCATCGAGGTCTTCGGCATCCCGCACGGCGGGGGTCTTCAGGCGTTGGAGCGCGCGTTGTCGTTGCGCATGTACGCCGTGCTCAACGAGCAGCACGTGGAGTGGTCCGACGATGGCCGCACGCTGCGCTTCGTGATGGACGGGTGTCGCGTGCAGGACACGCGTCGCCGGAAAGGCCTGTCTGCCTTTCCATGCCGGCCCGTTGGAGACGTGGAATTCAGCACGTTTGCCAGCGCGATCGACCCGCGAATTGCGACGCGCTGCATCCACTGTCCGCCGGATCCCAATCAGGCCGGCGCCTGCACGTGGGAGTTCACGCTCAGCGAATGAGGCACGGTCCGACCCGCGGTCACCCGACCTGTTTCAACAACAGACCGAATCGACTTCGCCACTCGGGTGACCGCAATCCCAACTTGTCTGTCGGAATCTGCTGACATTGATCTCCGCCGCTACACCACGAGCAATGCTGCCG
This region includes:
- a CDS encoding YeeE/YedE family protein; translation: MTSSQSPIHWRGYAVIATLGLILLTIAAAVTRIWVLTAIPVGFLFGFFLQKGSLCGAAALSEVVVFRDRTKVVGIWIAIVVSMIGFAAIEAAGWVQLAPKPMIWVSALVGGVLFGVGTVLAGGCISGCLFKAAEGNLNSMAALGGIALGIGMVETGPLHGVHVAMLANVVTAAGGRPVTLASLTGLPYWLLALIIAGATGAAVMWLRQRRRQPNRVQPDAVPKTLLTRSWKPWQAGLAIGILAVPAYLSSAATGRNYPLGVTHGVLQTYQVLTETNLKHVWRAPATPAATPVASPAPAPQPPRPPAPPSKVINWWLVSVVLSLPLGSWASARMSGAVTLLPRPPEQTVIAFFGGVLVGIGAAFATGCVVGNILSGWALMSVGMLIFGVATALGNWAASCLYLIGWNPFQS
- a CDS encoding DUF6125 family protein yields the protein MSPYETMSREDLLLALNAFAKNWLAHDGCWFLAAEERLGMEAAIDLDAVAWRRFAAAEAKRLIEVFGIPHGGGLQALERALSLRMYAVLNEQHVEWSDDGRTLRFVMDGCRVQDTRRRKGLSAFPCRPVGDVEFSTFASAIDPRIATRCIHCPPDPNQAGACTWEFTLSE